One segment of Danaus plexippus chromosome 18 unlocalized genomic scaffold, MEX_DaPlex mxdp_35, whole genome shotgun sequence DNA contains the following:
- the LOC116772885 gene encoding uncharacterized protein LOC116772885, whose protein sequence is MIWSNCYFGLLIFMAIASTTVAGFRGIITIQRSNDDDDKPLGTGEPVKKDPTKTTYYMLAEESLRKYEENSGDDTRYNVLKVNEVTEQLVSGTITKMDFDAAPLNCAADSGSDHFCQFQSISNILHCHSEIYSKPWENLKEIKCVCTQKKFRYKSTNE, encoded by the exons ATGATTTGGTCTAACTGTTATTTTGGACTTCTGATATTCATGGCTATTGCCTCAACGACAGtg gCAGGCTTCAGAGGTATCATAACAATTCAGAGATCAAACGATGACGATGACAAACCTCTGGGAACTGGAGAGCCTGTCAAAAAGGATCCAACAAAAACCACTTACTACATGTTGGCGGAAGAATCTCTTCGAAAATACGAAGAAAACTCGGGAGACGACACTCGGTACAACGTGTTGAAAGTAAATGAAGTGACTGAACAGTTGGTTTCCGGAACGATTACTAAAATGGACTTCGATGCCGCACCTTTAAATTGTGCTGCTGACTCAGGATCTGATCATTTCTGTCAATTCCAgagtatttcaaatatattgcaCTGCCATTCAGAAATATATAGTAAGCCGTGGGAGAATCTGAAGGAGATCAAATGTGTCTGTACCCAAAAAAAATTCCGCTATAAATCAACAAATGAATAA
- the LOC116772886 gene encoding cystatin cpi-1-like, producing MISANCYCGLLIFMAIACSAGMAYRNIRFSRTDDDKDHALGRPVEKDPTNSIYFMMAEDALKQYEDETRKKSHHVVLKVNKVTEQVVEGTSTRIDFLASSTLCPNDSSEKTPLVCQVSNIKNILKCHSETWSRPWLNQNQIKIDCETLLQSEN from the exons ATGATTTCGGCTAACTGTTATTGTGGACTCCTTATATTCATGGCTATCGCCTGTTCGGCAGGg ATGGCGTACAGAAATATAAGGTTTTCGAGAACAGATGACGACAAGGACCACGCGCTCGGACGGCCTGTTGAAAAGGATCCCACGaacagtatttatttcatgatgGCGGAAGATGCACTAAAACAATACGAAGATGAAACACGCAAGAAAAGTCATCACGTTGTTCTGAAAGTGAATAAAGTGACTGAGCAGGTGGTAGAAGGGACTTCGACCAGAATTGACTTCCTCGCGTCATCTACACTGTGTCCTAATGATTCAAGCGAAAAAACTCCATTGGTCTGTCAGGtcagcaatataaaaaatatattgaaatgtcaTTCAGAAACATGGAGTCGGCCATGGCTGAACCAAAATCAGATTAAAATTGACTGTGAAACACTTTTACAAtcagaaaattaa
- the LOC116772887 gene encoding uncharacterized protein LOC116772887 → MNAFSVVFSIFLIVNVCELRLVKENVHSRSLKSNEITLENSRTKREVVGGVTECNPNDGQYMNLAEESLSKYMQDACLTENYRVFKVNKVTEQVVEGTLTTIEFVAGPCAEDGVVPTSDKCDVIDNNNVIECNSEVWDRPWMNSKTIEVWCA, encoded by the exons ATGAATGCGTTCAGTGTCGTTTTTTCAATCTTCCTTATTGTGAACGTTTGTGAACTGAGATTAGTGAAAGAAAACGTTCATTCGAGATCACTTAAGTCAAATGAG ATTACTCTGGAGAATTCGAGAACAAAACGCGAAGTTGTTGGAGGTGTGACAGAATGTAATCCAAATGATGGgcaatatatgaatttagcAGAGGAATCCTTATCCAAGTACATGCAGGACGCCTGTTTAACTGAAAACTATCGCGTTTTCAAAGTTAATAAAGTAACGGAGCAAGTTGTTGAGGGTACATTGACGACTATCGAATTTGTCGCAGGCCCATGCGCCGAGGACGGAGTGGTGCCCACTTCAGATAAATGTGACGTCATAGACAATAATAACGTAATAGAATGCAATTCCGAGGTATGGGATAGACCCTGGATGAACTCCAAGACAATTGAAGTCTGGTGTGCGTGa
- the LOC116772890 gene encoding uncharacterized protein LOC116772890 — MELVYFVYGIFIFNALFYSPVTAHVIGGEVEMDPNDPKYYAWAQEALDKQIGQEKLLVAVVTRATEQLVQGLITRLNFVAQSRDGNYLLICNAKIFQPLYSTRKEIEVDCQLPLTR, encoded by the exons ATGGAGTTAGTATATTTTGTCTATGGTATATTCATCTTCAACGCATTGTTTTACTCGCCAGtg ACGGCACACGTCATTGGGGGTGAGGTCGAGATGGATCCTAACGATCCGAAATATTATGCATGGGCTCAAGAAGCGTTGGACAAACAGATTGGTCAAGAAAAACTGCTGGTTGCTGTAGTAACAAGAGCAACTGAACAACTTGTGCAAGGATTGATTACCAGATTAAATTTCGTCGCACAATCGCGTGACGGAAATTACTTATTGATTTGTAATGCCAAAATATTCCAACCCCTCTATTCGACTCGGAAGGAAATTGAAGTGGACTGTCAACTGCCTTTAACTCGTTAG
- the LOC116772889 gene encoding cystatin 10-like — MWLRLVLLTVAVNVCVVELAKTGGISKVKPNDEHYKLAQLSLRQYLKDSCADQDYQVIRVTQASEQVVAGTNYILKFLVSATDCDLDENGEPSDSDCSVVDKSDSYPCQSKVFSQPWSDYTEVTEVFCDFQ, encoded by the coding sequence ATGTGGCTACGTTTGGTACTTTTGACAGTCGCTGTCAACGTTTGCGTCGTTGAACTGGCGAAGACTGGGGGGATAAGTAAAGTGAAGCCCAATGACGAACATTACAAACTAGCCCAGCTTTCGCTGAGACAATACCTGAAGGACAGCTGTGCCGACCAAGATTACCAGGTGATACGGGTCACGCAGGCTTCGGAACAGGTCGTGGCTGGAACTAACTACATATTGAAGTTTTTGGTGTCTGCTACGGACTGCGATTTGGACGAGAACGGCGAGCCTTCAGACTCTGACTGCTCTGTGGTGGACAAAAGCGACAGCTACCCTTGCCAGTCCAAAGTATTCTCCCAACCTTGGAGCGACTACACCGAAGTTACTGAAGTCTTCTGCGATTTTCAATAA